The Lactuca sativa cultivar Salinas chromosome 2, Lsat_Salinas_v11, whole genome shotgun sequence genome includes the window AAAATCGACATAATAGGGTAATACAgttctcactttgtacacatttagtccttaatatctatgtacatatttagtccttaatattttgtttgttgcaaaataagtcatttctatttttgtactcatttagtacttttgaaagattttttttaggtttttctcacgacatcttacgcgGGACAATCATTAATAAGGTGTTTGGGGCATTTAATGCTTATGTGCATCGTGATCTCGACTATTTGGCTGCTTTTGTCATGTTTTCTGAACGTCATAACTTATTCGTACGATCtcggattttaacgatctttatatctatgtgttcgtattttagtctactacaactttcttttagattactcccattaaaaagtaatatatttttactaacAACCTTTTTATTCATACAttttttatgaatgcatgtatgtatgttttttattataaaatcgtaagtaaaaatatattatattttaacgggagtaatcttAACGAAAGTTCTAGTAGACTCAAAAAATGAACACATGGagataaagatcgttaaaatctgaTATTGTGtgaagaagttacgacgttcATAACATAAGACCTAAGCCAAACAATAAGACTTACGCAACCAAGAAGTCGAGATCGTGATgaacataaacatcaacaaccCCAACACCCCATCAATATTTgtcccacgtaagatgtcgtgagaacaacctaaaaaaatcattcataagtactgaatgagtacaaaaccaaaaatgacttattttgaaattaaaaaatattagggactaaatgtgtacaaaaatattaaagactaaatgtgtacaaaatgagaaatatattactctattaagtcatttttctgGCTCACTTGAAATAACgagtcataaggactgaatgcgTATAATTTAACAAATTGAATGAACAAATGTagacgaaaaaaaaaaaacttaataataaaatatatacaaatcaaaaaatatattaccattttaagtcattatccatattagaattttttttataataaaactaAAAGTCTAACTGCCTTATAAACCACTTACAGTTTTATTAGATTGTCTTAAAAAATATACCTTTAACATTATATAGCATTATCCAAAAACTAGCAATGACAATCAAATAACATATTAGTAGCCGTTCAAAGAAAGtaacaataaaaaaataacatcttattaactattaattaattaataacaaATCAGCATTGAATGGTTGGATTCTCACATATCGATAAGCTAAGCTATCAACAACCACGTGGTCTCACAACGTCCGTTGGATCTGCTGACTTGTACAGACAGAAAGTCAAACAAACATCCCTTCGCACATCTTGCCATTAAATGCAGCTCGCCGGAGATTACTCTCCATAACCAGATTCATTTTACTGTGGCCAGAGTCTTAGTGAGATAGATAGGCTAGAGCATGGATCAGTTCCGCCCAAGTCCAGCCAACTCATCGCCGCTTACTCCTTTAAGCTTTCTTGATCGGTGCGCCACCGTCTATGGCGACTGCCCTTCCGTCGTCTACGGCGACACCACCTATACGTGGAACGAAACCCGACGAAGGATTCTTCAGGTGGCTTCCTCCATTTCCAACTTCGGAATTAAGAGAAACGACGTCGTTTCCGTCGTTGCCCCAAATGTCCCCGCCATGTATGAGCTCTACTTTGCCATACCCATGGCCGGAGCTATCATCAATTCAATTAACACCCGCCTTGATGCTCGCACAGTTTCTGTCATCCTTTCCCACAGCGAATCGAAGCTTGTTTTTGTTGATTATCAGTCGGTTTCTATCATCCTCGATGCAATCGCTATGTTTTCCCCAGGTATACAAAAACCGATGCTCGTACTCATCACTGATGATGGATCTACCCCTCAATCCATGGTAGGATTCCGATGTACTTATGAAAGTATGGTGGAAAATGGCGATCCGGGGTTCAATTGGATTAGACCGGTATCGGAGTGGGATCCGATGACGTTGAATTACACCTCCGGCACGACGTCGTCTCCTAAGGGAGTAGTTCACAGCCACCGTGGTATGTTCCTCATCGCCGTTGACTCTCTTATTGAATGGTCTGTTCCGAAACAACCTGTTTACTTATGGACTCTGCCGATGTTTCATGCTAATGGTTGGAGCTACACATGGGGTACGGCGGCGGTCGGTGCCACCAATATCTGCTTACGCAAATTCGACGGAGCCGTCGTGTACGACGCCATTAACAAACACGGCGTCACTCACATGTGTGGTGCTCCGGTTGTCCTCAACATGTTATCGAACGTCCCAAACGTGAAACCCTTAAAGAAACCCGTTAATATCATGACGGCTGGAGCTCCTCCGCCTGCGGCGGTTCTGGCTCGGGCGGAGTCTCTTGGGTTCATCGTCAGTCACGGGTACGGGCTAACGGAGATAGGTGGGTTAACTGTGACTTGCGCGTGGAAGCAGAAATGGAACCGATTCCCGGCGACGGAGAGAGCTAGACTGAAAGCTAGACAAGGGGTGAGAACTGTTGCATTCACAGACATGGATGTGGTGGATCCCGAGTCAGGACTGAGTGTGACTCGGGACGGGTCAACACTAGGGGAGGTGGTGCTACGCGGCGGATGTGTTATGCTGGGTTATTTCAAAGACCCGGTCGGAACCACCAAGTGTATGAGAGAAAACGGGTGGTTCTACACCGGCG containing:
- the LOC111916024 gene encoding 2-methylpropanoate--CoA ligase CCL4 — encoded protein: MDQFRPSPANSSPLTPLSFLDRCATVYGDCPSVVYGDTTYTWNETRRRILQVASSISNFGIKRNDVVSVVAPNVPAMYELYFAIPMAGAIINSINTRLDARTVSVILSHSESKLVFVDYQSVSIILDAIAMFSPGIQKPMLVLITDDGSTPQSMVGFRCTYESMVENGDPGFNWIRPVSEWDPMTLNYTSGTTSSPKGVVHSHRGMFLIAVDSLIEWSVPKQPVYLWTLPMFHANGWSYTWGTAAVGATNICLRKFDGAVVYDAINKHGVTHMCGAPVVLNMLSNVPNVKPLKKPVNIMTAGAPPPAAVLARAESLGFIVSHGYGLTEIGGLTVTCAWKQKWNRFPATERARLKARQGVRTVAFTDMDVVDPESGLSVTRDGSTLGEVVLRGGCVMLGYFKDPVGTTKCMRENGWFYTGDVAVMHPDGYLEIKDRSKDVIISGGENLSSVEVESVLYTHPAVNEAAVVARADDHWGETPCAFVSLKAEMVGKVTEREVAEYCRGKLPGFMVPKTVVFKEELPKTSTGKIQKFILREMAKAMGPNTRNSRL